The following coding sequences lie in one Metallumcola ferriviriculae genomic window:
- the merB gene encoding organomercurial lyase, whose translation MANTEELGNYFESLSSEEKAVRDTAFFSILEGLPSSISHLKEETNLSMTQLKTVILELEAKGIIVVEETTGNIVGSFGLSLVETPHQLQINGRHLYTWCAADTIGIPAALGMDAMVKSYCFTCRKPLTINISKGKVVSASEQNIRLWVIEADLGKSVAGCT comes from the coding sequence TTGGCGAATACCGAAGAATTGGGAAACTACTTTGAAAGTCTATCTAGTGAGGAAAAAGCTGTTAGAGATACTGCATTTTTCTCTATCTTGGAAGGATTACCCTCTTCCATTAGCCATTTGAAGGAAGAGACCAACCTTTCCATGACGCAGCTAAAGACTGTTATACTTGAACTAGAAGCGAAAGGAATAATAGTTGTTGAAGAAACAACAGGTAACATAGTAGGGAGTTTCGGTCTTTCCTTAGTAGAAACCCCTCATCAATTGCAGATAAATGGAAGACATCTCTATACCTGGTGTGCTGCGGATACTATCGGTATCCCAGCGGCATTAGGTATGGATGCCATGGTAAAGTCTTATTGTTTTACCTGTAGAAAGCCTCTAACTATCAACATTTCTAAGGGAAAAGTAGTATCGGCTTCGGAACAAAACATAAGGTTATGGGTAATTGAAGCCGACTTAGGTAAATCAGTGGCAGGCTGCACCTGA